Proteins co-encoded in one Ictalurus furcatus strain D&B chromosome 9, Billie_1.0, whole genome shotgun sequence genomic window:
- the fam167aa gene encoding protein FAM167A, which translates to MSIKTMPVPQTLMVTRNKPDEDSSVSVTQDDHLSSLKALAEKLHLETKRPSHMEWRFQLESLRTKALETSVSVKEGHIRSWSSLKWTKSSLDFPVNKPQRHPPERLKGFGSVTEALEWLRKELREMRVQDQQLALQLMRLHGDLNKLKIEQACKQHRKMLNDATFELEERYEMLDLLCDVPVTSGFGLSAPLKLIGITKMNISSRRFSLC; encoded by the exons ATGTCCATAAAAACAATGCCAGTCCCTCAGACCCTGATGGTAACCCGAAACAAACCAGATGAGGACAGTAGTGTTTCAGTGACTCAGGATGACCATCTCTCCAGTCTGAAGGCTTTGGCTGAGAAGCTACACCTTGAGACAAAGAGGCCTTCACATATGGAGTGGAGGTTTCAGCTAGAGAGCCTGAGAACCAAAGCTCTGGAGACATCAGTTTCTGTTAAAGAAGGACACATACGATCCTGGAGTTCTCTGAAGTGGACAAAATCATCATTGGACTTTCCTGTAAACAAGCCCCAAAGGCATCCACCTGAGAGACTGAAAGGGTTTGGAAGTGTTACTGAGGCACTGGAATGGCTTAGAAAAGAGTTG AGGGAGATGCGTGTACAGGACCAGCAGCTAGCTCTCCAGCTTATGCGTTTACACGGTGATCTTAACAAGCTCAAAATTGAGCAGGCATGTAAACAGCATCGCAAGATGCTAAATGATGCTACGTTTGAGCTGGAGGAGCGCTATGAGATGTTGGACCTGCTTTGTGATGTCCCTGTCACCTCTGGATTTGGCCTCTCCGCACCACTGAAGCTCATTGGCATCACAAAGATGAACATCAGCTCCCGTCGCTTCTCCCTATGCTAA